In the genome of Lactuca sativa cultivar Salinas chromosome 3, Lsat_Salinas_v11, whole genome shotgun sequence, the window CCAATGCCATATCAATTTATAAAACCGTAACGTGTCTCAAAAACATATCGTCAAtagtaataaaaatcagagtacaatcccagaaaactcaatgcggaaatcatatgtgtgtgtgatgcgctactACAccaccgactccttccccttggatgaagaggtacctaaaaccaaaactgaaactgtaagcacaaagtttagtgagttcccccatcataccacataccatacaatcatacatgctgtcggacaattctggggtgcccaacctacccatgtcaagccattctggggtgctgactacccgtgtcaaaccattctggggtgctgactacccatgtcaggccattctggggtgcctgcctaccctccggtctatctcacccgGTCACGGGAACTGTTTaacccctactactatcacataataacatatcataaacatgttgtcagacatatctggggtgtccaacctacccttcggtcctaacaaccgatcgggggactattcccctcctagtATAACTATCACTTAGAAGATAACATATTGGTACATAGAACATATCAAGTAAtagcaaaccagacaattatcacaaagacaatcatctcaactgtaatcatctactagtgggtcggccttggtgccttagacccacttccaTTGAAAGGTAACTCATttcaatgtcgtgtagtgtctatACTGTCCTCGGTGTGAAAATCGACTCTCCTTGACAACTCAATTCCTACACGACAACCCTTCTAAGTTATTAATTCATACTTGTAACCCTTACCAGGGTCAACTCAAATccgggtcaaagtcaacctctagttgacttactcgccgagttggtctaccaactcgtcgagtccctattcaTCCAAAATAATTCAACCCCTAACTCTACTCTTCGAGTCTAGCaacaactcgacgggttctccttcaaccatAATATTGgaaccatcttcaaccgactcgccgagttcacccttgaacttgtcgagttcacctCCCTTATATGAAtgtgttcagtctatgactcgtcgagttgtatgaacaactcgtcgagtccgtcttcatgggttgggagattgccttggactcgctgagtttgctcatacactcgtcgagtcccatgatttccaGGTCTATAATTACATCCATCTTTGTTGAGTCCTCTTCTAGACTTAACCAGACTCCTCAAAAACAACAAAGGTCGGAAACCAttacccaactcaccgagtcccaagaacaactcaccgagtccatgtccATAAACTCGATTTCTGTTGAGCTCATCTCATCCAAAGGGTAGATCTGACCTCTTAGGGttgatataacacgtaaagtcacgaactttacgtccatgcatgggtctTTAAGCTCAAAAGGGCCAAAAATTAGATCTACATgttgcatggggctctcatggccatagagttggcacctttatgccatgataACCCTCAAAAGTCCAAGATCTGAAGCCATATCTCCACATTACACCCCACAAcccgaaaatggcttagaaatgCCCTAAAGATACCAAAATCCAAGCCCTAAAGTTGATTAAACACATGGAAAGTCAagattgaagctttttaccttaaataaGCTGGAAATGGAACACAATCTCTGGATCTTCTAGCTTCAacttgaactcccaagctcctttcttcttctcaagATTCACAACCACAAAAAATGCACAAAAAAAATGCTTAAGAGCACTCAACAAGGCTATGATTTCAGTTTAAGGTCTTCTGGAAGTGCGAGGGGCGATGGAGGCTGATATGGGAggagataagttgtttaaataggttgcaaaccctcaaatttagggtttcacccagacatctcctacttgccgagtcggtctcccgactcgtcgagtaggtcacttaaaccccTGATGAAAGACGACTTCACTCGATGAGTTGatcctccaactcaccgagtctcaagggCAAATCATGAAATTACTagaatttaaatacgtaccaggaaccaggtgttacaaacaagatagttgtgacttaatccattaaactATTGTACCACGTTATCTGCTTATTAGTCCATtaacaaccaaacaagaaaaaaTTGCACTTTAGAAAAGTTTTTTCCAAAAAGGGTTACAGACAAGGAGCATTGTGCCTCGTGTGTAAATTTATTGTTTAATTTTGTCCCTTTTCCCTAACTGCACCATTTGTGGTCCCTATGTGTATCTACATAAAAAATGTATATTCTATTTGCTTTGGTGTGTGGTCCCATCCCAGCGATGAAGATCCACATGATTGGGAACAAGTTAACGAAACATATATAATCCCCAAGCGTTTCATTCGTTCATGCACAAACACAGAATCGGGTGTaagacaattttttttaataataacataTTAACCAACATTTCAGCCATGGGTTTGTTTACATCACTTTTTGCTATTCCATAACCTATTACAAAGATCATCGACAAAAACCTTCATCAAAAAATGATGACCATCAGCAGCCCAAGCAACACCACCATCAAATCTATACACCACTAGCACAAACTATTAGCAACACCAGACACAAAATCTACTACTAATATCGGCATTAAACAACTTAAGTAACACAGCAAAACCCAAACCCATGACATAAATGCTTTACCCTACACAAGTTTTTTTTAGTTGAAGAACATATACGTCAACACACCCACAATAACAACACCAACAATCCCAAGACAATATTTCACTTTCTTACATTTGTTGTGCTAAAAGACCATCTTCACATATGATCCTTGCAATATAACGAAATGATTCTTAAGAACAGTAATGAGATTAGAGATATCTACCTGACCAGCACGAAAGTCATCGGCCTCACGGTTCATGGCATCCAAGTCTCGATTAACAGCTTGTCGGAACTCACACAACTAGTCTTGGAAGTCCTCCCGTATGAGAGACAATTCTAGCTAGGTTTGCAGTAGATTAATGGCCATGTCTTCGTTGGTTACACCATTGGAATGATTCTCCTCCATGTGATGGCGGTAGTTTGGAGACCACCTATGTTCTACATGTCCGTTCGAAGGCATTTCCCAATTTTAGAGTAAACTTAGAGACGAGATTGGGGTAATGAAGTTTGCATATGTGCCATTTTAGGGAAACTAAGTGTTCATTTTATATGGAGGCACCTGAACAGTTGAAGCGTGCTCCCTACGATTGACATTCAATACAACGTCGTTGTGGTTGTTAGACGCTTTGAATTCTTGCCCTGTCATTGCTTACATGTTAGGCTAGGCTTATGTAGCAATTTAAACTGGCTACAATGTGTGAAATGGATTATATTGGTAGGTAACAGATAATTTGTTCCCTTATAAAGCCACAAAATAAGTTAAATGGCTATATGGGTAAGCCCTAGAAACATAATAAGACATATATGTCATTTTCCccacattttaaatcaaaaacaaaaatgttcTCACTATTATCTAGAAAAAATGTGTTAAATTAAATTCGGCCTCATAAAAATAAAACTCATAACAATAAAATACCACATATTTTAGAAGTTTGATGCATTATTACACATGGTTGGTTGCGTTCTAGTTCTTAGTCGTCATGGGCATCATGGCAACTAAGGTTTtctttttttttgattttacctTTCAAGTTTCAACAAACAATTTTAATTTCTTTGCTTATAATATGACTTGAACAAGCTTCTATTTGATAGTTTTACATGCACGTtatgtgtttgatgaaatgctaaATGCGCATGATAAAATGTTCGACCAAAGTTATGAATTAAAACAAGGATAACATGCAAACGCAATCTTTGATTAATAGGTAGTCTTTTTGCAAGCAATTAATGTGTATTTCCGTGGTATATATGTCCCTATTTTCCACATGTAAGCTATTTTTGACATATTAGCCCAATCATTAATTTTTTCTGTCTAAAAAGATCATTTTGGGTGATAACATTAGTTATGTCGATCAACCTACAACAATAGCTAATGACGTTTAACAGTCATGACTTTCTACTTGATGAAAGCTTATTATTTGAAACGGATGATGCTAGAAATGATTTGATATGGATTCTCTAAATTTGTAGcatattatttatttcatttctAATCTTCGATTGATATTTAACTTTCATACCTTGTTTAGTTTTTAAGCATTCTAAGGAGTTTTTTTGTTCAGCATAATGTGAAGCAAGGGCGTGTTTCTATCGTATCAAATTGACCAAACCGATTATGAAAATTTGGAATGTGTATCTTAATACTGCTTCACACACTGAATATATAATAGCATTGAAGCTATTTGTGTTTATTTCAACATCTACAAAAACAAACTCCATTACTCTCTAGTGACCATGATCACCATCGGACCACTATTCTTTTTATGATAATATCTCTTTCATTGTCTCTAATCTATTCTACAAGTTATCTTCTAACTGTTATTCAATGTTTAATTTGGTGTTCACATTGACTTTAGATGGATGAGTTTTCTCTGTTATTCCAAGTTAGTTCTCTTTCTTCGTCTCTCGTTTTTCTTGCTTTTGATTACCCCTATATATAAGTCAAATAATATTCCCCATTCATATAAACACAATTCTTCTAAGCATAATATTTTATAGGTGTAGAGGACTCTAGTGATGGTGGAAACTTGTGAATCAGAGGGTTTAACAAATCAGTTAGAGATTAACTGAAGTCCTTAAAAAGTTACATTTTCATGCATAGGCACAAAATGATTGTTTCCATCATTGTAACATCACACTATGGCCTCATATTGAGCATCACATATTTTGTAGCATAAGTAAAATCATGGTTAAATTTGGAAAATCATTTCAACTAGGGTTTAAACCATCCGCGCGATGATGCAGAATCCCGGTATGTTGAAAAACGCAGGTCGGCATGGATAAGGCTTTAGGAGAAATTTTGAGACAACTTTcaacatagttactttcaaccaTATTCTAAAATTGCAAACTACAAGCTTATCTTCTACAACAACGATGCTAATTTATGCAGCTTTATGGTGATGATCTTTAGCCAAATCAAACAACAGAACAACTATAATTACATTCAAACGTTTTTTAATCTTTATCATCCACAAAACAATAAGAACATAAACACGCTGCTAAAAAAATTAGAGGTCCCATGGTAACCTTTTGCAAGTTGTaccacaaaaatataaaaataaaatttctatCTTAACAATTATGTATAAAAGAGATgcacaaaaataaaatttgaaatatatcATATTTGGTAGAATACTAAAAgacaattaataaaaattaatagCAATAAATATTAATGAAAATGAATACTATAAAAACTGATGAAAAACGtaactttaaaatataataaggGACCAAAATTGTAACTTACAAAATACCAATTATATAACTTTATAAAATTAGggatgaaaattattatttcaaaattagtTGAGGGAAAAATATGTAAATATAAAAGTTTGCTATAAAAAGAATCAAAATTACTACAAAATATAGAATTTTGTATTAAATGTTTTAACAAGTATAATATGATTTGAATTTGGTAGTTTTGGTTTTCGAAAATGTAAAACAAAAATGAACCACAAAAGTATAAGATACAATTTTGACCGAAACAATTATCCATGGAGGATGCGggtaaaaataaattttgacacTATATCTTGATTTGTACACCACATAAGACAACTATTTAagaaattataatgataaaaaaataatatttaaaaaaacaaaaactacaAAAACAAATTATGTATGAGACCAAAATGGTAACTTAAAAATATAGTAAGGAATCATATTTATAACTTACAAAATGCCAAcgatttaattttaaatttataaggaTAAAAAACTGTTAGATCAAAACTAATTTAGGATAAAGAATGTAAAAACAAATGAAACTCAGGGGCCGAAAATGAAAAAACAAATGAAAGTGGAAGTAGAAAAAGAGAAGTAAAAGAAACGCTAGTGATGGCTCAAAATTATTTTGGGCAAAGAAtgtaaaataaaatgaaacttaggggagaaaaatgaaaaacataaatgaaaagaGGAAGGAAAAGAACTGCTATTTGCTTACAAAAGAACGGCTGATTTGCTTACACCTATCATTTTCTCAAATAACGGCTGAATTCATTTGAAATGAATAGTAACTTCTCCTCACAAACCCATTTTGAAAGTTAATATATACTAGGGTTCGACCGTCCGCGCGATGCTGCGGAAGTCCCGGTATGTTCAAAAATACATATCAACACCATATATACCAAAGAGACGATTAAACCATATAAATTGGagcacaaaaatataaaaataaaactttgATACAAATAATTATACAAGGAGGAGACAGACGAAAATAAAACATGAAAttgtattataaagaaattgataaaaaaaaagattATTAAAAAATATAGAAAGGGTCAAAGTGTAACTTTAAAATATAATAGGGGATCAAATCGTAATGTATAAAATACcaataatttaattttaaaattaattatgaggGGTGAAAActgttaaataaaaattaattgaGGGGAAAAGATAATAAATATGAAAATCTTCTATGACCAGAATCTAAATGGCTATTTTCAAAAAACTATTGTTTTACATTTAATAATGAATGCTTAACAATATATAACATGATTTGGTTTTAGTAAACTTGgattgaaaaatacaaaaaagaaatatATATCGTGGCAGCATCATAGACTATCCATCGCTGCACCATGTTTCTTGTTTCAAATTAGTCATGGTTATATTATATCCTTGGCTAGTTCCCTCTTAGATCAACTTGTAAAGTAAAAAGAAAAAGGTAGCATGATTTCTAACAGTTTATTATTTTCCATTTAATTAAACATATATATACACGAGCTTCTAATATTTCATATACAACTGGCCCAAAACATCTGGATCACCCCTTGAAATTAAGTTGATTTGTCTGCTAGAAGATATGCAGAAAACAGGAATACGTCTTTTCTGCTCACACTTGTCTGCAATTGACAGATTTGCCTCATAGAGCAATTGCAAATCATTCCTATTTCACAAATGAAATTTCAAACCTACTATTTTTTTAAAGTAACTTTTTAATCATTTAATTATAATATTCTGCAATAAATCATATCCCTTCCATGTTCAcaactaaataatatttttttaacaaaagaaGTTCCTGATATTGTGACACAGATTTATTTTTTATGCTAAAATAATCTCTAGGGGCTGCTTTTATAGTGCAAGCAAAATGTATTATTAAGTTTATGTGTATATAAACCAAAAGAAGTCAAAGGCAGAGGGAGGGGCTACCTTTTATTTGTATCATCATGTTTGGGAAGTGAATCCATGTTCTCAATTAAATGGCCTGCCAAATTTCAGAAAGCAGGATGAGTTAATAAAGTTATAAAACTGTTTATCCATGTTTACAACTATATATTGACATGGAagcaatttattttattatatatatacatgcttATGTTGGATATAATATTGGCATTTTGTTGGTTGAAAGAAAGCAaaatcaaatattatatttataatttataattgatCAAAAGCAGAGGGAAAAGCATACCTTTAGAATTAAGTCTGAACTGCTTAGTATATGCGGATGCAGGGGATACGTGAAACGAGGGGCCAGTAGGAGCCTCTTTTACTACTCCTTTCTTTTAGATTTGGGCATCCATCTATTGTCAAAGTCAAGAGTGAATGCAGCAACATTTCTGGTAGATCTCTTGTCTTTGGGCAGTTCCTAATCAAGAGATGCTGGAGAGAGGTGAGGTGTTGGAGTCCCTTTGAAACTGATTCCACTTTCTCAAATTCTTCTATATAAAGAGAAGTAAGAGATGAAGGAAGAAGATGGGACAACTGACTGATATTACTCACATCTTCCGACCCTCCACCTACTAATAGTAGATAAACAAGTGAGGTTGGAAAATTTTGTGGGCCCCACTTTGAAATGGGCTTCTTCAACCCCCCTATTACAAGGACAAGCAATTTTGGAGGCCAAAGCCCAATAGGAAAGGACGCATCCATACTTTGACAATTTAATATCGTCAGATGTGTTAACACATTGAGTTCTGGCAACTCATGATCAGGAAATGACTCCATATTTggacaattttctatttgaagATTCCTAAGGTGATTGAAGGAACTCAAATCAGTGATCGATTTCAGATTTGGCCAATTAATTATACATACAGATTCAAGCATCAGTATGTTTGAGTTGATCAGAGGCTTCTTTCGTGCACCTGCCAACTCCTTTTCCAATAATTTATTACAATTACGGATGTCAAGTGACTTGAGGCTATTTGGACAGCTGCAATGCTCCAAGCTTTTACACTTCCATACTTCCAAGCTTGTAAGAGATGTTAGGTTGCTCCGACAATTATCCTCCTCTTTTTCTCCTAAACTTACCATATTTGAACAGGAACCTACATGCAACCTACTTAAGTTTACAAGAACCTTACTTGCCTCTGCTTCTGATTTCCACAAGTATCTTATTTCATTACACCTTGTAATATGTATATCCTCAACTGCCCCAAGATGCTCTATAACACCTCCCCACACCTGATCATTAAGTCCTGAAATTTTATCTATAACCAACGTGGTAATCGATGAAGCTACACGAACCAGACTTCCTAACACCTCATGACCGCACTCAGTTATCCTTAGAACCCTCAGTGAAGGTAATGCTTCAACTGAGACTGTAACCAAATTAGGACAATTCCATATCAAAAGCTCTTGAAGGCATGGAAATGCTGTATCGACAAGTACCCCATTATTATTGGTTGACCATGCCTCCCACCCTTTCATATCAAAAATATGTAGTTTTTCAAGTGAAGGGAATGCAAGACTAGTCCCAAGCAACTCCGGACCCACAACTTTTACCTCATCCATCCCTGCAATACCCAACTCCTTAAGTAATGGTAACTGCCCAAGTGGCGGTAGAGATGTACACTTCTTACAACCAGTTAGTGTCACTTTAGCCAACCGATAAAATGAGGGATCCCCAACCCAATTCGGAAACTTTGTACCTCCATACGACACAATCCTGAGATGTTTTAGATTATCATTATGAGGCTTCATCACATTCAGGACCTCCTGTTCAACTGTTTCCTCTCGAGAATTATCAAATACATCACTCCATTTCACCTCTAACTCACTTAGCCTCCTGTGGGATAAGTTCACTTCCTGTGCGTACATTGGATTTCGCACTTTGTCAAGCCCCTCAAAGGAAATTTTACCTTGGAGATCCTTTAGATCTTTAAGCTCACTTATTGAAAAGCTGCTGTCTCCTTCAATAATGATCCTAGAGAGAGTTCGTAGGCTTTTCAACTCACCAATCCCTAAGGGCATCTTATTCAAAAGTCGAGTATCTCTCATGTCAAAATGCCGCAAATTTTTAAGCTTTGAGAAGCTCTCGGGCAACTTTTTTAAATAACTACAGCCATAAACAATCAACGTCTGTAAATTATAAAGGTTGCCGACATTATCTGGTAAATGTGTGATTCTGGTTTGAGATAAATTAAGATACCGCAGGTGCTTCAGACTGCCAATGAATTCTGGTACCTCCCTTATGCTAAGATTACTCAAACTTAGGACCCTTAACAATGGTAACTCCTGAAGTAAGTTATCTAAAACCTCATTTGATAAGTAGAATGTTTGCCAACTGTTTATCATCCCAAAAGATAAAGCTAATAATGTTCTCAAACTATTAGCTCCTTTGAATGCCTCGAACTTTGTGTAAACCATATATCTCTCACAAACAAATGACATATGCCGGTACTTACCCGGATCATCCTTCCCAATTTCCTTCTTCATTTCAATGTCTAACCTTGAAAAAAATTCTCCAGCAACAGACATGGCCAAGTCATTCATCAGGTCATGCATAACAAATAACGATTTATCATTAGGCGCCTGTTGGAAAAATGACCTTGACAACAAGTCTTCAAAACATTCAACACCCATACGTTCCATTGATTTCCCTGTACTTGATTGATGCAAAAACCCTTCCGCCATCCATAATAGAATCAACTCCTCCATGTCAAACACGTAGTCCTTAGGGAACAAGGAACAGTATGCGAACAGCAGCTTCAAATTAGCAGAAAGATCATGGTAGCTTAGCCTAAGAGCCGGAATAATCTTATCTCTATTTCCCAACCTCCATATCTCACTATTAAGCAGCTCCTTCCATTCTTCCTCATCGGTTTTTGTCCTCAATAACCTCCCAAGCGCTATCAAAGCCAATGGCAAGCCATCACATTTTTTGACAATACCTTCACCATGTGGTTTAAGTGAAGGATGTGAATCGAAGTTATTTTCGCCGAATGCATGTTGACAGAACAAAGATACAGCATTCTCATGTGACAAAACAGAGAGACTGTAAGGTTGATTGTAACCCAGTTGGGTTAGCAATGACAGCTTCCGGGTGGTGATGATAATCTTACTTCCTGGTGCTCCTGCTAGAAATGGGCGTTCTAGAATTTCCCAATCGGTATAGCTTTCACTCCAAACATCATCAAGAACAAGAAGAAATCTTTTCTTTGATATCTTCTCTTTTAAAGCTACTTGAAGAAGATTTAAGTCCTTAAATTTTTGGTTTCCCCCGCCTATCGCTTGAAAGATAACTTTGGTTATATTGAAGATATCAAATTCATCAGAAACACAAACCCACGCGTTGAGTTCGAAGTGAGCCTTCCCTTGCATTTCGTCATACAAAAGTCTAGCTAGAGTGGTCTTGCCCACCCCACCCATACCAACTATGGGCACGATGCTATAGTTTCTATCACATGGTTCATATAGCTTGTGGATCAAAGCATCCTTTTCATCTTTGCGTCCAACAATACTAGATGCATCTACCAAAGAGGTCTCTAATCTTCTATTCATATGTTTTGGGCTTTCATCTTTCACACTTAAACCAAGATTTTCTTTTTCCTCTACCAGTTCTTGTAACTTGGTAGTAATAGCATCTATCTTGCTACCCATCCTACTACTTAGTGAGAAATTTGTGCAACAAGTTGGGATTAGCTTTCTTACCATGCTGGTGGTGTCTCCAGGTTCCTCGGTCAACTCACGATGCATACCTTCTGTTGCCAAGTCATCAAGTAGGTCGTCTATGTCGTAAGCCAGATGTTGGAGACCATTCAACCACTCTTTAACAGCTTGATCAGTTATTTCCTTCTGAGAAGCATCATTAAGCAGAGCTTTAATCTGGATTAATGACCTCTTCAGTTTCCTGAGCTGGGAATCAATTCCCTTAGCGCGAGCAATCTTCTGGATGGCTTCAGAGGCCAGCTTTTCAAAGAACACCGAGAAGAAGGCAGAAACAACGATTTCAGCCATTGTTTATGATAATTAAGAGCAGAGAATATTAGTAGAAATGGGGATGAAACGGATATGcggagagaatgatttcaattatTGTTTATAGCAGAGATGTGAATGCACATGGAAAGAGAAAGGTTTCAATTATTGATGAGGGCATAGATTCGGATAAAATCAATGTACACCACAATTTTTGTGGCCCAAAAAGTTGCAAGTGCTGTAGTTTGAAAATAGTTACCAAAACATTGcgaattttatttaatttatcaaAAGGAAAATCAAAGAACATTCAAACCTCACTGCTCAGCAGCTCATGGGGTCGATGAGGTCCGAGTTGGTATGGTGGCCTGGTGGGTCCAGATAGTGACTGATGGATCGACGAAACCATCCTTCACCTCCGACTCTCCGTTCGACTTTTCCATGGCCCTCATCATCTTCTTCTGCTCACtgttctcttcttcatcctcttctttTCTGAAATTGTGTTTAGTAAGAATTTCCGCTGCTTGTGTGGGATTCAGAGAGTAACGAACCGAGTGGATTAAAATCTGTTCTTGTTTTTCACTTTTTGCCTCATACGTCACTTTTTTCTAAGTTCTTTTACTCACCGACACTCAAAAAATCATCTTCACTGTCTTTTCCCTTccattttcttttaaataaaaataattgatttttaagttaaaaaaattttaaatgactaataaatataaaaattaattaaaattagaaCACCACTTCGTTAATTAAAACTAGGAATGTTTTGCGCATGGACTGGATTGTTAATTTTAAGGAGTTTGTTGTTGGCTTATGCTCTGCTGAATATCCATTTTGTTATTGGGCTCATGGTCCGttcaatatttatttttaatgttataattGTGGggtttttcttttaatttatgaGTGTaacgtttttaattta includes:
- the LOC111888414 gene encoding putative disease resistance RPP13-like protein 1, yielding MAEIVVSAFFSVFFEKLASEAIQKIARAKGIDSQLRKLKRSLIQIKALLNDASQKEITDQAVKEWLNGLQHLAYDIDDLLDDLATEGMHRELTEEPGDTTSMVRKLIPTCCTNFSLSSRMGSKIDAITTKLQELVEEKENLGLSVKDESPKHMNRRLETSLVDASSIVGRKDEKDALIHKLYEPCDRNYSIVPIVGMGGVGKTTLARLLYDEMQGKAHFELNAWVCVSDEFDIFNITKVIFQAIGGGNQKFKDLNLLQVALKEKISKKRFLLVLDDVWSESYTDWEILERPFLAGAPGSKIIITTRKLSLLTQLGYNQPYSLSVLSHENAVSLFCQHAFGENNFDSHPSLKPHGEGIVKKCDGLPLALIALGRLLRTKTDEEEWKELLNSEIWRLGNRDKIIPALRLSYHDLSANLKLLFAYCSLFPKDYVFDMEELILLWMAEGFLHQSSTGKSMERMGVECFEDLLSRSFFQQAPNDKSLFVMHDLMNDLAMSVAGEFFSRLDIEMKKEIGKDDPGKYRHMSFVCERYMVYTKFEAFKGANSLRTLLALSFGMINSWQTFYLSNEVLDNLLQELPLLRVLSLSNLSIREVPEFIGSLKHLRYLNLSQTRITHLPDNVGNLYNLQTLIVYGCSYLKKLPESFSKLKNLRHFDMRDTRLLNKMPLGIGELKSLRTLSRIIIEGDSSFSISELKDLKDLQGKISFEGLDKVRNPMYAQEVNLSHRRLSELEVKWSDVFDNSREETVEQEVLNVMKPHNDNLKHLRIVSYGGTKFPNWVGDPSFYRLAKVTLTGCKKCTSLPPLGQLPLLKELGIAGMDEVKVVGPELLGTSLAFPSLEKLHIFDMKGWEAWSTNNNGVLVDTAFPCLQELLIWNCPNLVTVSVEALPSLRVLRITECGHEVLGSLVRVASSITTLVIDKISGLNDQVWGGVIEHLGAVEDIHITRCNEIRYLWKSEAEASKVLVNLSRLHVGSCSNMVSLGEKEEDNCRSNLTSLTSLEVWKCKSLEHCSCPNSLKSLDIRNCNKLLEKELAGARKKPLINSNILMLESVCIINWPNLKSITDLSSFNHLRNLQIENCPNMESFPDHELPELNVLTHLTILNCQSMDASFPIGLWPPKLLVLVIGGLKKPISKWGPQNFPTSLVYLLLVGGGSEDVSNISQLSHLLPSSLTSLYIEEFEKVESVSKGLQHLTSLQHLLIRNCPKTRDLPEMLLHSLLTLTIDGCPNLKERSSKRGSYWPLVSRIPCIRIY